Proteins from a single region of Candidatus Saccharibacteria bacterium:
- a CDS encoding NUDIX domain-containing protein — MNDLSTHGIVAIVKNSEGKFLFLEDAREQMKGHWAPPHGRCENSDITEENSVKREVKEETGLDVKPLRVVLTQPADTKVKTVSFWLVETRGHTVTLDEESSRFGWYNAEEALQLLLYPGTKLFFEKVVRSEITLD, encoded by the coding sequence ATGAACGACCTGTCTACCCACGGAATTGTTGCTATCGTTAAAAATAGCGAGGGCAAATTTCTCTTCCTTGAAGATGCACGAGAACAAATGAAAGGTCATTGGGCGCCACCACATGGACGATGCGAAAACTCTGACATAACCGAAGAGAATAGTGTTAAAAGAGAAGTTAAAGAAGAGACGGGTTTAGACGTAAAGCCACTTAGGGTTGTTCTTACGCAACCTGCTGATACAAAGGTGAAGACTGTTTCATTTTGGCTCGTTGAAACAAGGGGTCATACGGTGACGCTCGACGAAGAATCCTCTCGATTCGGATGGTACAATGCCGAAGAAGCTCTTCAACTCCTCCTCTACCCCGGAACGAAACTCTTCTTCGAAAAGGTTGTCAGAAGCGAAATTACACTAGACTAA
- a CDS encoding UDP-N-acetylglucosamine 1-carboxyvinyltransferase, with product MTTDDYKMKIGALIQEARIHRGLTQTELAKELGTSQSAVNRIEKGGQNISLEMIARISDVLSSNIVTLNQTGKLNFRVNGGKRLSGTIEVKTSKNAAVGLLCAALLNKGKTTLRRVARIEEVNRIIEVLQSIGVKTRWIGDSNDLEIIPPKRLELEKMDITAAKRTRTVIMFLGPLLHQYNDFKLPFAGGCNLGTRTVEPHLVGLKPFGMDVEAKPNTDYYHAVVHKQKVDKTILLTERGDTVTENVIMAAALYDGTTTIRNASPNYMVQDVCFFLKKLGVKIEGIGSTTLTITGLKHIDKDIEYHPSEDPIEAMSLIAAGIVTDSEITITRVPIEFTELELAILTGMGLKYEMTPEYKARNGGTRLVDITLKRSTLHAPKDKLHSMPFPGVNMDNLPFLGLIATVAHGRTLVHDWSYENRAIYFTELTKLNAQIELVDPHRVYITGPTKWKEADVVAPPALRPSVVILLAMLATPGKSTLRDVYSINRGYEDFANRLNTLGAEIETIREI from the coding sequence ATGACTACTGATGACTACAAGATGAAAATCGGAGCACTTATTCAAGAGGCGCGTATTCACCGCGGCCTTACACAAACCGAGCTCGCCAAAGAACTCGGCACTAGCCAAAGCGCCGTTAACCGTATTGAAAAGGGTGGACAAAACATCAGCCTCGAGATGATTGCGCGAATCAGCGATGTGCTCTCTAGCAATATCGTTACGCTTAACCAAACTGGCAAACTCAACTTTCGCGTTAACGGCGGCAAGCGCCTTTCGGGCACCATAGAGGTAAAGACCAGCAAAAATGCGGCCGTTGGCCTTTTGTGTGCCGCGCTTTTAAACAAGGGTAAAACAACCCTTCGCCGCGTCGCTCGTATTGAAGAGGTAAACCGAATTATCGAGGTACTTCAAAGTATCGGCGTAAAAACTCGCTGGATTGGCGACAGTAACGATCTTGAGATTATTCCCCCAAAACGCCTCGAGCTCGAAAAAATGGATATCACCGCCGCCAAGCGTACACGCACCGTTATCATGTTCCTTGGTCCACTTTTGCACCAATACAACGACTTTAAACTACCATTTGCTGGCGGCTGCAACCTTGGAACGCGCACCGTCGAGCCACACCTTGTTGGCCTTAAGCCATTCGGTATGGATGTTGAAGCAAAACCAAACACCGATTATTACCACGCTGTCGTGCACAAGCAAAAAGTTGATAAAACGATTCTTCTTACCGAGCGCGGCGACACGGTTACCGAAAACGTTATTATGGCCGCCGCACTTTACGACGGCACAACAACTATCCGCAACGCCAGTCCAAATTACATGGTACAGGATGTCTGTTTCTTCCTTAAAAAACTTGGCGTTAAAATCGAAGGAATCGGCTCGACCACCCTTACAATCACCGGTCTGAAACATATCGACAAAGATATCGAATACCACCCAAGCGAAGACCCTATCGAGGCCATGAGCCTTATTGCAGCAGGTATTGTTACCGATTCAGAAATCACGATCACCCGCGTGCCTATCGAGTTTACCGAACTTGAGCTCGCTATCCTTACCGGCATGGGGCTTAAGTACGAAATGACACCAGAATACAAGGCGCGCAATGGCGGAACTCGACTTGTTGATATCACGCTAAAGCGATCCACCCTTCACGCACCAAAAGATAAGCTTCACAGCATGCCGTTCCCTGGCGTCAACATGGACAACCTGCCATTTCTTGGCCTTATTGCCACGGTTGCGCATGGCCGAACGCTCGTGCATGACTGGTCGTACGAAAACCGCGCGATTTACTTTACAGAGCTAACAAAACTCAATGCGCAAATAGAGCTTGTCGATCCTCACCGCGTGTATATTACGGGCCCAACAAAGTGGAAAGAAGCGGATGTCGTAGCACCCCCTGCACTTCGCCCTTCGGTGGTTATTTTGCTGGCCATGCTTGCAACGCCCGGCAAATCCACACTCCGCGACGTCTATTCGATAAACCGAGGTTACGAGGATTTTGCAAATCGCCTCAACACCCTTGGCGCCGAAATCGAAACGATCCGCGAAATATAG
- a CDS encoding serine hydroxymethyltransferase — MKDTLIADLIAGEEQRERDGLELIPSENYVSRDVLTALGSIFTNKYSEGYPGKRYYGGQEYTDQIEQLAIDRAKQLFKADHANVQPHSGAPANEAVYNAWLEPGDTVLAMDLSHGGHLTHGAPVTRSAQLYNFVRYKMKDIETGEIDYDELRELALKHKPKIILAGFSAYPRELDYEKFAAIGNEVGAMLMADMAHIAGLIVAGEAENPFDHGFHVITTTTHKTLRGPRGGLILSRGTVGNPLKKPEKTLENIPTLIDRSIFPGMQGGPHMHVIAAKAVAFGEALKPEFKQYAAQIVKNASTLADELQKRGFKLVTGGTSNHLILADVYKSFGVDGKVVERALDKMGLTLNANSVADDPLPPFRPSGIRLGTPAITTRGLKEEHMAQIADWMKQAVDARDDEATLAKLREEVRVFVQQFPLPSDQ, encoded by the coding sequence ATGAAAGACACACTAATTGCCGACTTAATAGCAGGTGAAGAGCAGCGCGAGCGCGATGGTCTTGAACTAATTCCGAGCGAGAACTACGTTTCGCGCGATGTGCTTACCGCACTGGGAAGTATTTTTACCAATAAATACTCCGAGGGCTACCCAGGAAAGCGATATTACGGGGGTCAGGAATATACTGATCAAATAGAGCAGCTCGCGATTGATCGGGCAAAACAACTGTTTAAGGCCGATCACGCCAATGTTCAGCCGCACTCTGGCGCACCTGCAAACGAGGCCGTTTACAACGCTTGGCTAGAGCCAGGCGATACTGTGCTGGCGATGGACTTGTCGCACGGCGGCCACCTAACGCACGGCGCGCCTGTTACGCGTAGCGCACAGCTATATAACTTTGTACGATATAAAATGAAAGATATCGAGACGGGTGAGATAGACTACGATGAGCTTCGCGAGCTTGCTCTTAAGCACAAGCCAAAGATTATTCTGGCTGGCTTTAGCGCCTACCCGCGCGAACTCGACTACGAAAAGTTTGCTGCTATTGGTAATGAGGTAGGGGCAATGCTTATGGCCGATATGGCGCATATTGCAGGGCTTATTGTTGCGGGCGAAGCCGAAAACCCATTCGACCATGGTTTTCATGTTATTACTACCACTACACATAAAACACTTCGCGGTCCACGCGGTGGTCTGATCCTCTCCCGTGGTACTGTAGGGAACCCTCTTAAAAAACCCGAGAAAACGCTCGAAAATATCCCAACACTTATCGACCGTTCAATCTTCCCTGGTATGCAGGGCGGTCCGCACATGCATGTTATTGCTGCAAAAGCAGTCGCATTTGGCGAGGCTTTAAAGCCAGAGTTTAAGCAGTACGCTGCGCAAATCGTAAAGAATGCTAGTACCTTGGCAGATGAACTGCAAAAGCGTGGATTCAAGCTAGTAACTGGCGGAACAAGCAATCACCTTATTCTTGCCGATGTTTACAAAAGCTTTGGTGTCGACGGCAAGGTAGTAGAGCGTGCGCTCGATAAAATGGGCTTAACCCTGAATGCAAATAGTGTTGCCGACGACCCACTGCCACCATTCCGCCCAAGTGGTATCCGCTTGGGAACGCCCGCAATCACCACTCGTGGGCTAAAAGAAGAGCATATGGCGCAAATAGCCGACTGGATGAAGCAGGCGGTAGATGCACGAGACGACGAAGCGACGCTTGCGAAACTACGCGAAGAAGTGCGAGTGTTTGTGCAGCAGTTCCCGTTGCCGAGTGATCAGTAG
- a CDS encoding prepilin-type N-terminal cleavage/methylation domain-containing protein: MISPIKNKQNGFTIVELLIVIVVIAILAAITIVAYSGITARANTTKAQTNAIAAKKVAEAYNADTGRYPGLTTDFTTGSTSTKLPSGVSVIPQTTALTSTTGTTTVTWAYVGTSATTATGGRITYWDFSTGAVSTTIVYVGSATSSSTFTNPAS, encoded by the coding sequence ATGATATCACCTATAAAAAATAAGCAAAACGGATTCACAATTGTCGAGCTACTTATTGTAATCGTAGTAATAGCGATACTTGCAGCAATCACAATCGTTGCCTATAGCGGTATCACGGCGCGTGCGAACACAACGAAGGCACAAACAAATGCTATTGCAGCAAAAAAAGTTGCCGAGGCATACAACGCCGATACGGGTCGCTATCCAGGACTAACTACCGATTTCACGACAGGTAGCACGAGCACGAAGCTGCCATCAGGAGTGAGCGTCATCCCTCAAACAACAGCGCTGACGTCAACGACCGGTACAACAACCGTCACCTGGGCTTACGTAGGCACGTCGGCCACGACTGCAACCGGTGGGCGCATTACTTATTGGGATTTCTCTACAGGAGCCGTCTCGACCACAATAGTGTACGTTGGATCCGCAACATCCAGTTCAACATTTACAAACCCAGCATCATAA
- a CDS encoding prepilin-type N-terminal cleavage/methylation domain-containing protein: MTLSNIKTMKKDRGFTIVELLIVIVVIAILAAITIVAYSGITARANTTKAQTNAVAVQKVAEAYNADTGRYPGLTGDFTTGSTSTKLPSGVTVVPQSTALTSTSGTTTVTWAYVGTSATTATGGRITYWDFTTGAVSTTIIYVGNATSGSTFTNPAS; encoded by the coding sequence ATGACTCTTAGCAACATTAAAACAATGAAGAAGGACCGCGGTTTTACAATCGTCGAACTTTTGATCGTGATCGTCGTGATCGCAATCTTGGCGGCAATCACAATTGTTGCCTACAGCGGTATCACAGCTCGCGCTAACACAACGAAGGCGCAAACAAACGCTGTAGCTGTACAAAAGGTCGCCGAGGCGTACAATGCAGATACCGGGCGTTACCCAGGTCTTACGGGTGACTTCACAACAGGTAGCACAAGTACCAAGCTACCATCCGGCGTAACTGTTGTTCCACAATCAACCGCCCTTACATCGACATCAGGTACAACAACCGTCACTTGGGCTTACGTGGGTACGTCAGCAACAACAGCAACCGGTGGGCGCATTACTTATTGGGATTTCACAACGGGAGCAGTTTCAACGACTATCATTTACGTCGGTAACGCAACTTCTGGCTCAACATTTACAAACCCAGCCTCATAG
- a CDS encoding prepilin-type N-terminal cleavage/methylation domain-containing protein produces MRFSSTTNHNRSQGFTLIEMLVIAPLVIITISGFVALMVSMVGDVLVTRDQNNLTYEAQDSLDRIEQDARLSVQFLNTTEALPSPQGINDGTGAFTNTQNTLILSSVATDENPRSDTRWLIYYANQPYPCGDQETYNRIFLIKVIYYIKNNALWRRVVVPDWNNNNPVDAQTICASAPYTPWQQNTCSPGYTASRCQTEDMKVMDNVQSLDVKYYSDPNSSTEIPKEQATTATTIDVTVSGSKTTAGRPITSSASVRATKINNITAEATPLNAPTVTHSQPSDRPDRAVFSWNDLALASQYNVSYSINGGSWTNATLDENATSYTVTAWRGATISFKITASNSTYTSSETTDIITLPLWTAISSPSGWVDYASTFATRAFTRTQDGVVVLKGLIKDGTATWDTPIFTLPEGYRPDERLIFYVGAYNAGSGYGRIDVLPNGEVRFMQGTATWMSLDSIRFLADDSWTNLTMQNSWINYGSGYAPLSVASDGSGRTHVKGLVRNGPTSPTHTIIGGPIPAAMQPPKQTILPGVTSGTAFASYDIKPTDVVTRSAVTTYISTNAMFYPTSYSGWTNLTMQNSWVAYNNTIYNSPQYTKSSDDIVTVKGLIKSGTVANGTILANLPAGYRPSKKMIFSSVANSHHARIDIASNGNITIEGGGDAAWMSLDEISFIAEQ; encoded by the coding sequence ATGCGCTTTTCGTCAACAACTAACCACAACCGATCACAAGGATTCACCCTTATCGAGATGCTGGTTATTGCACCGCTGGTTATTATTACCATCAGCGGGTTTGTCGCCCTTATGGTCTCGATGGTCGGCGACGTGCTTGTAACGCGTGATCAAAACAACCTTACCTACGAAGCCCAGGATTCTCTTGACCGCATAGAACAAGATGCGCGCTTAAGTGTGCAGTTTCTTAACACCACCGAAGCCCTCCCTTCTCCGCAGGGCATAAACGACGGCACAGGGGCATTTACTAACACTCAAAACACGCTTATTCTTAGCTCGGTCGCAACCGACGAAAACCCCCGAAGCGACACGCGCTGGCTTATCTACTACGCAAATCAACCGTATCCGTGTGGCGACCAAGAAACCTACAACCGTATTTTCCTTATCAAGGTCATTTATTATATAAAAAACAACGCTCTTTGGCGTCGTGTCGTTGTGCCAGATTGGAATAACAATAACCCGGTAGATGCACAAACAATCTGCGCCAGCGCACCGTATACACCTTGGCAGCAAAATACCTGTAGCCCAGGCTACACGGCCAGTCGTTGTCAAACTGAGGACATGAAGGTTATGGATAACGTTCAGTCGCTCGACGTAAAGTACTACAGCGATCCAAACAGCAGCACCGAAATACCAAAAGAACAGGCAACCACGGCGACCACAATCGACGTGACGGTAAGTGGCTCCAAAACCACTGCAGGAAGACCAATCACATCATCGGCATCTGTTCGAGCAACAAAAATCAACAACATTACCGCCGAAGCCACCCCGCTTAACGCCCCTACCGTTACGCATTCCCAGCCTTCGGATCGTCCCGATCGTGCAGTATTTAGCTGGAACGACCTCGCCCTCGCCAGTCAGTACAATGTCTCGTACAGTATAAATGGCGGCAGCTGGACAAATGCCACTCTCGACGAGAACGCAACCTCATATACCGTAACAGCATGGCGTGGAGCAACCATCTCGTTCAAAATAACAGCGTCTAACAGCACCTACACGTCATCTGAAACAACGGATATAATTACACTGCCTCTTTGGACCGCTATTTCATCGCCAAGTGGCTGGGTAGACTACGCTAGCACATTTGCCACGCGCGCATTCACACGCACTCAAGATGGCGTTGTTGTACTAAAAGGCCTGATAAAAGATGGTACGGCAACCTGGGACACACCTATCTTTACCCTCCCCGAGGGTTACCGCCCCGACGAACGCCTCATCTTCTATGTTGGCGCGTACAACGCCGGTAGCGGCTACGGCCGAATCGACGTTTTGCCTAATGGCGAAGTTAGATTCATGCAGGGTACAGCCACATGGATGTCGCTAGATTCAATTAGATTTCTGGCCGATGATTCATGGACAAACCTTACTATGCAAAACAGCTGGATAAACTATGGCTCCGGGTACGCCCCTCTTAGTGTCGCGTCGGACGGCAGCGGTCGCACCCACGTAAAAGGACTAGTGCGAAACGGGCCAACCTCACCAACTCACACGATAATTGGAGGCCCTATCCCAGCCGCAATGCAACCTCCAAAACAGACTATTCTTCCAGGAGTCACATCCGGAACGGCATTTGCCAGCTACGATATAAAGCCAACAGATGTCGTTACAAGGTCTGCCGTGACCACGTACATATCAACAAACGCTATGTTCTACCCAACTTCGTACAGTGGATGGACTAACCTCACAATGCAAAACAGCTGGGTTGCCTACAATAACACTATCTACAATAGCCCGCAGTATACCAAATCATCCGACGACATCGTTACGGTAAAGGGTCTAATAAAGAGTGGTACGGTAGCAAACGGTACGATCCTCGCCAACTTACCAGCCGGTTATAGGCCAAGTAAAAAAATGATCTTCTCTAGCGTTGCCAACTCTCACCATGCACGAATCGATATCGCCTCTAACGGCAATATCACTATAGAAGGTGGTGGTGATGCAGCGTGGATGTCGCTAGACGAAATATCATTCATTGCAGAGCAGTAA
- a CDS encoding prepilin-type N-terminal cleavage/methylation domain-containing protein, which yields MIRKHQKQSGFSAVELLITLFIAAAFIGTGYQLYSIIIKDGGNARTRTKAATIAYDNLRRYSATTSDPCVATSSPSPTPTIPSGSGLTNPSISVVISCPFGASSPTSKIQVTVTYGSPQEEVTHALFVNN from the coding sequence ATGATACGAAAACATCAAAAACAATCTGGCTTTTCGGCCGTCGAGCTACTTATCACCCTGTTTATCGCAGCGGCATTTATAGGCACAGGCTACCAGTTATACTCGATTATTATTAAAGACGGCGGCAACGCACGCACTCGAACAAAAGCGGCAACTATCGCCTACGACAACTTGCGACGTTATTCTGCAACCACTAGCGACCCCTGTGTAGCAACTTCTAGCCCATCGCCAACTCCCACAATCCCTTCTGGTAGCGGACTAACAAACCCATCTATTTCTGTTGTTATATCGTGTCCGTTCGGAGCAAGTTCCCCAACGTCAAAAATACAGGTAACGGTAACCTACGGTTCACCACAAGAGGAGGTGACACATGCGCTTTTCGTCAACAACTAA
- a CDS encoding prepilin-type N-terminal cleavage/methylation domain-containing protein gives MNRKTGFTLIELLITMTIMVVLLTLTVASLRSSQAAARDEERKTDATVIATSLENYYKAGSDAANLNAPIATLASTHMATPIVYSGSVPYEGGQYPPIEFMATEADVRKALRDLDAKALRAPGVIESAAMSLTMATNTSVPNPDIKTYVYQPLQGNGTLCSTAGTDCRKFNLFYKLESTTTVQKITSKHQ, from the coding sequence ATGAATCGTAAAACTGGCTTCACCCTTATTGAGCTGCTTATTACTATGACTATTATGGTGGTGCTCCTCACACTTACGGTGGCCAGCCTTCGAAGCAGCCAGGCTGCCGCACGCGACGAAGAACGCAAAACAGACGCGACAGTAATAGCAACGAGCCTTGAGAATTATTACAAAGCCGGGTCTGACGCTGCAAATCTAAACGCACCTATCGCGACACTTGCCTCTACCCACATGGCGACGCCAATTGTTTACAGTGGATCGGTGCCCTACGAAGGCGGCCAGTATCCCCCAATCGAATTTATGGCAACCGAGGCAGATGTCCGCAAGGCGCTTCGTGACCTCGACGCCAAGGCACTTCGCGCACCTGGCGTTATCGAATCAGCCGCAATGAGTCTTACCATGGCTACAAACACCTCTGTCCCCAACCCCGACATAAAAACATACGTTTATCAGCCCCTTCAGGGAAATGGAACACTTTGTTCTACCGCGGGTACCGATTGCCGTAAATTCAATCTTTTCTATAAACTCGAATCTACGACCACCGTACAAAAAATAACAAGTAAACACCAATGA
- the murB gene encoding UDP-N-acetylmuramate dehydrogenase: MDVHTNIPLRNYTTMRLGGNARFMTEVHTPDEVAEVCRNAKKQNLPIFILGGGSNVIVHDEGFAGIVVRNRIPGFEVVSDEPGQVRIKIGAGENWDEIVKKTVDMNLSGIEAMSAIPGTAGAAPVQNVGAYGQEIADSLVSLEAYDIQNDAFILLENADCGFSYRHSIFRGSESGRYVITSITLRLYKASPQPPFYTAVQNYLDEHNITIYTAQTIRDVVIDIRKNKLPDPAETPNTGSFFKNAIIEKWQLNDLQVQYPDMPTYDMPDGRFKVPTGWLIEQAGYKGKTLYGMRVHDKNALVLINESAKNYADLAAARDEIIGAVRDKFRITIEQEPLEI; this comes from the coding sequence ATGGACGTTCACACTAATATTCCCCTGCGAAATTACACGACCATGCGCCTTGGCGGCAACGCACGGTTTATGACAGAAGTACATACGCCCGACGAAGTAGCCGAAGTCTGCCGCAACGCTAAAAAGCAGAATCTTCCTATTTTTATCCTTGGTGGCGGTAGCAATGTGATTGTGCACGACGAAGGCTTTGCTGGTATCGTGGTGCGTAACCGTATTCCCGGCTTCGAGGTCGTATCCGACGAGCCGGGGCAAGTGCGGATAAAGATCGGTGCAGGCGAAAACTGGGATGAAATCGTTAAAAAAACCGTTGATATGAATCTTTCGGGCATCGAAGCCATGTCGGCAATTCCAGGAACAGCCGGTGCTGCGCCCGTGCAAAACGTGGGCGCCTATGGCCAAGAAATTGCAGATTCCCTAGTTTCGCTTGAAGCCTACGATATTCAGAACGACGCTTTTATTCTTCTCGAAAACGCTGACTGCGGCTTTTCATATCGCCATAGTATTTTTCGTGGAAGCGAATCTGGGCGCTATGTTATTACCAGTATTACCCTTCGGCTCTATAAAGCGTCGCCTCAGCCACCGTTTTATACAGCAGTTCAAAACTATCTCGACGAACACAATATTACTATATATACCGCGCAAACAATACGCGACGTTGTTATAGATATCCGCAAGAACAAGCTTCCCGACCCAGCCGAAACGCCAAATACTGGCTCGTTTTTCAAGAACGCTATTATCGAAAAGTGGCAGCTTAACGATCTTCAGGTACAATATCCCGACATGCCAACCTACGATATGCCCGATGGCCGGTTTAAAGTGCCGACCGGCTGGCTAATAGAGCAGGCTGGCTATAAGGGTAAAACCCTCTATGGTATGCGGGTGCACGATAAAAATGCCCTCGTACTTATTAATGAATCCGCGAAAAATTATGCCGACCTTGCCGCTGCTCGCGACGAAATAATCGGGGCTGTCCGCGACAAGTTTCGTATTACTATCGAGCAAGAGCCGCTAGAGATTTAA
- a CDS encoding prepilin-type N-terminal cleavage/methylation domain-containing protein — MSKKYLKKGFSVVEIIIVVAVVAIVGALGVVGYNQWKSANTATDTSGVVESQDSLAEIAVPTVTSTEDLDTATKALDDINLAEDSSDLDEIDAEATGF, encoded by the coding sequence ATGAGTAAGAAATATCTAAAAAAAGGCTTTTCGGTAGTAGAGATTATTATTGTAGTAGCCGTCGTGGCGATAGTTGGCGCTCTTGGTGTGGTCGGATACAATCAGTGGAAATCTGCGAATACAGCCACCGACACCAGTGGAGTGGTTGAAAGCCAAGATTCTTTGGCAGAAATTGCCGTCCCTACCGTTACTAGTACAGAAGATCTTGATACGGCGACCAAGGCGCTCGACGATATAAACCTTGCCGAAGATTCATCAGATCTCGACGAGATTGACGCCGAGGCGACGGGCTTTTAA